Within the Mycobacterium gordonae genome, the region ACCAACCGGAAATCGCCCGCCTGCACCACCACTTCCGGTGTCGCCGTCAATGCCTCGGGCAGTGTCCGTACCGCCGCCGCCGGCACGCCCAGGGGGCGCAGTCGCCGTTCCCAGTGTGCCGCGGTGTCGGTCGCCAGTGCCGCGGTGACCACGGCCAAGACATCGTCGCGCTGAGCCACCCGTTGTGTCATCGTCTCGAAGCCGTCGACGCCGGCCTCGGCGGCGAATGATTTCCAGAATCCGTCATGCGTGATGAACAGGGCCAGATATCCGTCAGCAGTCGGAAAGAGTTGAGCGGGAACGTAGTACGAGTGGGCGCCAAAGGGACGCCGCTGCGGCTCGACGCCGCCGTTGAGATAGGCTGCCGCATGGTAATTCAGCTGCGAGAACATCACGTCGCGCAGCGACACATCCACCTGTCCACCGCTGCCCGAGACGATCTTGGCCAAAAGACCCAGCGCCGCGCACATTCCGGTGGAGTTGTCGGCCGACGAGTAGCCGGGCAGTGTCGGCGGACCGTCCGGATCGCCCGTCAGCGCGGCAATGCCGACACCGGCCTGCACCACGTAGTCGAACGCCGGATCGTCACCGCCATTCAGCCCGAAGCCGGTGATCGCGACGCATACGATCTTGTCATTATGGCGCCGCAGCGCCTCGTAAGTCAGTCCCAGCCTGTGTATGGCCGATGGCTTCAAATTCACCAGCAGCGCATGCGATCTCACGACCAGCTCACCCAATCGCTGTTGCCCGTCCGGCGAGTTGAGGTCGAGGCAGATGCTGGACTTGTTGCGGTTGAGGCTGGCGAAGTAGCTGTCGGAGACTCTGCGGGAGATCTCACCGCCGACCGGCTCGATCTTGGTGACATCCGCGCCCAGATCCGCGAGCAGCATGGTGGCGTACGGGCCGGCCAGCATGGTGCCGACTTCCAAGATCCGGATGCCTGCCAGCGGTCCCTCCCCCTCGCGAGCAGACGTGAAAGCACCCTGGAACACGTGTTCCGGAGTACTCTTGTGTCCGCTCACCGCCACTCCGCGGCCAATTCGGCGATCATCTCCCGCGTCCGGCGTTTCGACGCGATCAGTTCGTCGCGATTGTCACCGATCGGCAGCAGCCGCACCGACAGATCGGTCACACCGGAGTCGGCGAAGCGGCGCATCCGGGCCAGAATCTGCTCGGGGTCGCCGGCCGCGCACAGATCACCGACGTCGCGGGCGTCGCCGCGTTCGAGCAATCGCTGATAGTTCGGCGACACCTCCGCCTCCCCCAGAATGCGGTTGGCCCGTTCCTTGGCCGCATCGACTTCCCCAGGGGCGCAGAGGCATACCGGGATGCCCGCGACGATCCGGGGCGCCGGGCGACCGGCGGCCGCAGCGGCCTTGGTGATCTTCGGCGCGATGTGATCACCGATCGCGCGTTCGTCAGCCATCCACAGCACGGTGCCGTCGGCCAGCTCACCGGCCAACTGAAGCATCACCGGCCCCAGCGCGGCCACCAGCACCGGCATCGGGGGGTCGGCCGCCAGCACCGTCGGGTTGTGCACGGTGAACGAATCGTTCTCGACGTCAACAGATCCCGTTCCCGCCGTGGCCGCGTTGAGCACCTGCAGGTAATCGCGGGTGTAGGCGGCCGGCTTCTCATACGGCAGGCCGAGCATGTCGCGGATGATCCAGTGGTGGGACGGTCCGACGCCCAACGCCAGCCTGCCGGCGGCCACCGCGTGCGTCGAGAGCGCTTGGCGGGCAAGCGCAATCGGATGCTGGGCCTGCAGCGGCACCACCGCGGTGCCCAGCTCGATGCGTGAGCTGTGCGCGGCCATCAGCGACACCATGGTCAGGCAGTCGAAATCATCGGGCACCTGCGGCATCCACGCGGTGTCCAGTCCGGCGGATTCGGCCCACTCGATGTCGGCGACCAGCTTGGCCACCTTGCGGGTCATGTCGCCTCGCTCGGCGCCGATCATCACTCCGACGCGCACGGTTCCTCCTGCACTGGTTCGGCCGTCCCGGTGAGCGCGCGGATGTCGCGCACCAGAACGTCCAGTGCCGTTCCGGTGGGAAAGACCGCCGCCGCGCCGGCGGACAACAGCTTGGGCACATCGGCGTGCGGGATGGTGCCGCCGACCACGACGGCGATGTCCGCGGCATCGGCGGCGCGCAGCGCCTCGACGGTGCGCGTCGTGAGCGCCAGATGCGCGCCGGACAGGATGCTCAAACCCACCACGGCGACGTCCTCCTGCACCGCGATGGACGCGATGTCTTCGATGCGCTGCCGGATTCCGGTGTAGACGACCTCGAAACCCGCGTCGCGCAGCGCACGGGCGACGATCTTGGCACCACGGTCATGCCCGTCCAAACCGGGCTTGGCGACCAGAATCCGGGCGGCCACCCTAGAACACCACCGGTTGCTGAAACTCGCCCCAGACACTCTTGAGCGCGGAGACCATTTCACCCACGGTGCAGTATGCGTTGGCGCAGTCGATCAGCTTGTGCATCAGGTTGTCGGATCCTTCGGCGCTGCGCGACAACGCGGCGAGTGTGGAATGCACCGCGGCGCTGTCTCTTTCGGCCTTCACTTTGGCGAGCCGTTTGAGCTGGAGATCACGCCCCTCGGCGTCGAGTTCGTAGCTGACGACGTCGGGCTCCGGCTCCTGCGACACGAACCGGTTTACCCCGACCACCGGACGCGCGCCTGACTCGATGTCCTGGTGGATCTTGTATGCCTCATCGGCGATCAGGCACTGCAGATAGCCGTCTTCGATCGCGCTGACCATGCCGCCGTGCTGCTCGAGGTCGGCCATGATCTCGATGATGCGGGCCTCGGTGGCGTCGGTGAGCGCCTCCACGAAATAGGAACCACCTAGCGGGTCGGCGACGGCAGCGACGCCGGTTTCATAGGCGAGGATCTGCTGGGTGCGCAGGGCCAGGGTGGTGGACTCCTCGGAGGGTAGCGCGAACGGCTCGTCCCAGGCGGCGGTGAACATCGACTGGACTCCGCCCAGAACCGCCGCCATCGCCTCGTAGGCCACTCGCACTACGTTGTTCCGCGCCTGCGGCCCGTACAGGGATGCCCCGCCGCAGACGCAGCCGAACCGGAACATCGACGCCTTGTCCTTGCTCGACCCGTAGCGCTCCCGCACGATGGTGGCCCAACGCCGTCTTCCCGCACGGTATTTGGCGACCTCTTCGAAGAAGTCGCCGTGGGTGTAGAAGAAGAAGGAGATCTGCGGGGCGAATTCGTCGATGCTCATCCGGCCGCGTTGCACCACGGTGTCGCAGTAGGTGACGCCGTCGGCCAGGGTGAGCGCCATCTCCTGTACCGCGGTCGCGCCGGCATCCCGAAAGTGCGCCCCGGCCACCGAGATTGCGTTGAACCTCGGCACCTCGGCCGCGCAGAACTCGATGGTGTCGGCGATCAGCCGCAGTGAGGGCTCGGGCGGCCAGATCCAGGTCCCGCGCGAGGCATATTCCTTGAGGATGTCGTTCTGGATGGTGCCGGTGAGCTTGGCCCGGGGTATGCCTTTGCGCTCCGCGGCGGCGACATAGAAGGCCAGCAGGATGGCCGCGGTGCCGTTGATGGTCATGCTCGTGCTGAGTTTGTCCAGCGGGATGCCGTCGAACAGGATCTCGAAGTCGGCCAGGGTGTCGACCGCGACACCGACCCGGCCGACTTCCTCACCGAAGTCCGGGTCGTCAGAGTCATACCCGCACTGGGTCGGCAAGTCGAGCGCGACGGACAAGCCGGTACCGCCCTGGTCGAGTAGGTAGCGGTAACGGCGGTTGGACTCTTCGGCCGTGCCAAATCCCGAGTACTGCCGAAAAGTCCACAACTTGCCGCGGTATCCCGACGCGAAGTTGCCCCGGGTGAAGGGGTACTCCCCCGGCGGCGAAGGGTCGGCGCGTCGATCCGCCGGTCCATACACCGGCGCAAGCGGGATGCCCGATGGGGTCTGGGCTGCGTTATCCATCGTTGCATAACGTACTTGCAAAAAAAGAGAATGCCAATACCGCAACCTGAGCTGGCCATATGCCACAACGGCCGCTCACAGACGGGCGTTCTGCAGCTCCGCACCCTTGATTCCAGGCGCAGGCGACCGGCCGCGGCGGATCGTGTGAGCATGAGCACACTGGCCAGTCCGCCGACAAACGTCGCCGCGCCGTCCGCCACCGCCAACCAACTGCGCAAATGCCGCCAACCGGCCGGCCGGGCGGGCATCGTGGCCGCCTCGCTCGCGCACTGCAGTTCACCGCGCGGTGTTTTAGGCTCACCACGCGCCTGGAGAAGACGGGCGCGCATCAAGCTGGAACAAACTGCCCCCGCCACAGGTTCGTACTTGGCGGACCCCCTCACCCGACCGAAAAGAGCCGACCTTGAGCTGCAGCAGATTGCCTGCCCTGTCGTTGCCTCGGGTGACGCCTTGGCTGGCCACGGTAGTCATGTCCGTCGTGGCCCTGGTCGGACCTTGGGGCACCGTGCCGCGAGCGGCCGCCGATCCCGGATGTCCCGACGTCGATGTGGTTTTCGCCCGCGGCACCTTCGAGGCGCCCGGCGTGGGCGCCACCGGTCAGGCGTTCGTCGATGCCCTCAATGCGCGCCTGGTCGGCAAGACGGTGTCAGTCGATCCCGTCAACTATCCGGCGTCGCTGGACTTCGGCCGCGCGGTCGACGGCGTCGCCGACGCGAGCAGCAAGGTCGAGGCCACCGCGGCCAACTGCCCGAACACCAAAATTGTCCTGGGTGGTTACTCCCAGGGCGCGGCCGTCGCGGCCTACACCACCACCGATTCCGTGCCGGACGGTGTTGTCCTGCCCGACGGGACCGGCCCCATGCCGCCTGCCGTCGCCTCCAAGGTCGCCGCCGTAGTGCTCTTCGCGCCCCCCTCGGACGGGTTCTTGCACCTGGTCGACCGCAGCGCGCCACCCATCAGCATCGGCCCTCTGTATGCCGCCAAGACCCTGCAACTGTGCGCTGACGGGGATCCGGTGTGCGCGCCTGGCGGGCGTGACCGGGCCGCCCACAGCTCCTACCGGGACAACGGGATGGCCAACCAGGCCGCGGACTTCACCCGCAGCAGGCTGTCGCGGTAAAACTAGGCCCGGCAGAGGATCTCACCGTGGGGGATCCCCAGCCAACCGTCAGGCGTCGCCGCCCATGCTCGCCAGGCCGCCGAAATCTCCTCGAGCTCAGCGGTATTCGCCAGACCTGAAGCCACCAGCTGAGCCGCCAGGTCCGACTGCAAGATCCGATCGGCCCACATGCCGCCCCACCATTGCCGGGTTTCGGAGGTGGCGTAGCACCACATCCCGGCGGTCGGGCTGATGTCGCTGAAGCCGGCCTGCCGGGCCCACGACAACAGCCGGCGGCCCGCATCCGGTTCGCCGCCGTTGGCGCGTGCCGCCGTCTGATACAGCTCCAGCCAACGGTCGAGCTGCGCAATACGGGGGAACCAGATGAACCCGGCGTAGTCGGCGTCGCGAACCGCGACCAGTCCGCCCGGCACGCAGACACGTCGCATCTCGCGCAGCGCCTGGACCGGATCGGCCACATGCTGCAGCACTTGATGTGCGTGAACGACGTCGAAGGTGTCGTCGGGAAAGTCGAGCGCATGGACATCGGAGGTGACGAATGCGACGTTGGACGCGTCACGCCGTTGCGCCTCGCCGCGCGCCAGGTCCAGCGCGTCGTCGGTGAGTTCGACAGCCGTCACCGGCCCCGGCGCCACCCTGGTGGCCAGGTCGACGGTGATCGTCCCCGGTCCGCAACCGATGTCGAGCAACGACAGCCCCGGCCGCAGGTGCGGCAACAAGTAGGCCGCGGAGTCCTCGGCAGTCCGTCGCCGGTGACTCCGCAATACCGACTCGTGATGCCCGTGCGTGTAGACGGCTCGATGCGGCTCGCTCATGGCTGCCCAGCTTAACGCTATCACTCACTATTCGAGATTGATGTCTCGTCATGTGAGACGCTAGTCGAGCGGCACGTTGAGGATCGGGCGTTGCGCAGCGGCGCCGGGACCGTCGAAGTGCCACCACTCGCCCGAATAGACGGTAAGCCCTCCGTAGTTCAACGCGTCGCGCAGCCGCTTGCGGTTGGCCTGTGCTTCGACGCTGACATCCTGGGTCGCGAATGCAGTTGCGCGCGAGGTGAAGTCGTCGAAGTCGGTGCCCATGTCGGCCAGGCATATCCCGGTGACCAGTTGTTGCGTCGGGCATTGCGGCCGCCCGCCGGCGAAGGTGACGTCAACCGATCGTCCCGCTTCGTGGCTCGTCGCATACGGTCCGGGCCGCGCCACCCAGGCCGGGTTCGGGACTATCTGGAACATTTTGACCTGCACGTCATGTGGGCGATAGCAGTCCCAGAAGACCAGCACGTGGCCCTGCGGGCGCAGTGCGTTGGCTGCGGCGGCCAAACCGGGCGCTAGGGATTGATGCACCAGACACCGCGCGTCGGCGGGATACAACTGCGTCTTGGTGAAGTTGTTCGTCGTCGCATAGCGCAGGTCGATGATCGCGTCGGGCACCACGGATCGGACGTCGACGAACTCCGCGGCATGGGCCTCCTGGCTCAGCGGCGGCAAGCCAGGACCGGTCGGGGCCGTGGTACCCACGGGCCGGACGGGCACCACGGTGGTCGTACGGACATCCGACGGGGCGCCGGGAAATGCCGACGGCACAACCTGGCAGCCGGCCGACACCGCGATCATGCCTGCCATCAGCAGAGGTTTCAGACAACGCACCGGGCCATTGTCCCGGCCCGTTGGGCACCCCACCGACACCGCCACGCCAGCAGCACCGCTCCGAACCGGAGTTTCCCCTTGCGTTGAAATTAATTTCAACGTAGCGTGAAACTATGCCGAACGCGCTCAACGGCCCGCAGACCACCGGCCGGGACTACCGCAACCTCAGCGAGCCGCAGTACGGCTGCCGGCGGGATAACAATGTGCCGGTCGCCATGCGGGACGGCGTCACGCTGCTGGCCGACGTCCACCGGCCCGACTCACAGGGCCGGTTCCCCGCGCTGCTGGCGGCGTCGCCGTATCCGCGTCAGATGCAGGACTTCGGCGCCCCGGCCGGATTCATCGAAGCCGGCGTGACCGACTTCTGGGTGCCGCGCGGTTACGCGCACGTGATCGCCAACCTGCGCGGCACGTGCGGCTCGGGCGGAACCTTCGGCTTCCTCGATGCCCAGGAGCGCCAGGACATGTACGACCTCGTCGAGTGGGTCGCCGCCCAGCCCTGGTGCGACGGAAACGTCGGCATGATCGGCATCAGCTACTTCGCGATGTCTCAGCTCGAGGCCGCCGTCGAGCGACCGCCGCACCTCAAGGCGATCTTCCCGGTCGCCGTGACCGCGGACCTCTATGAAGCGGCCAGCCACCACGGCCTGTTCAGCTCATCCTTCGTCACCCCATTCCTGGCGATGACGGGCCTGACCTCCGAACGCAGCGACAAGTTGTGGCGCAGTCTGCCGGTGAGCCTGATCCGGCGGGTGCTGCACACGCCCCGGCTGCACAAGAAGTTCGCCACCATGAACGGCGAGTCCGCGGTCACCATGCTGCGCCAGCTGATCAAGCTGCCGCACAACCCACACCCATGGGATGAGCTGTGGCTCGACACGGCAGTCAACCACCCCACCCGCGACGAGTGGTGGGATGAGCGAAACCTGTTGCCGTTGCTGAAGGAGATCGACATTCCGGTCTATCTGGGGTGCGACTGGGAAAACGTGCCGCTCCATCTGCCGTCCACGTTCGCCGCGTGGAAAGGGTTGTCGGACAACGCCTGCGTGCGGATGGGCATGCTGGACAAGTTCGGACTGACCTGGCCGTGGGAAAGCATGCACACCGAAGCGCTGGCCTGGTACGACCATTGGCTCAAGGGCCGCGACACCGGCATCACCGAAGGTCCGCCCGTCCGCTACTTCCTGCCCGGAGCCGACGAGTGGCGCACCGCCGAGTCGTGGCCGCCGCCGGAGGCGACATACCGTGAATTCGCGCTGCGCGCCGACGGCACCCTCAGCGAGGACGAGGGCACGCCGGGCGCCTGCGAATACCTGGTTCTAGGTGCGGGCCTCGGTCGCGTCAAGCCCAGCGCGATCGACCCACCCGCGCTGCTGACCTGGACCAGCGCCCCGCTCACCGGCGACCTCGACCTGGTGGGGGACTTCGAACTGCGCCTGGTCGCATCCGCCACCGCCATGGACACCGCCTGGATGGTGACGCTGCAGGATGTGGCGCCCGACGGACACGTCACCGACGTGACCGCGGGCTGGTTGCGCGCCAGCTTGCGGGAGGTCGACCAAGCAGCCAGCCGCCCCGGCGCGCCGGTGCTGCCGTGCCGGAATCCGCAGGCGGTGCCGATCGGCGAAGACGTCGAATATCGAATCCCGTTGGTGGCCAATGCTCGACGGCTCCGGCCGGGGCACCGCATCCGGCTGGTGCTCGCCAGCGACGACCAGGACCCGTCCATCCCGGCGATCATGAACTTCCGTCACGCCAGCGTCGGCACCAGCAGCCGCAACACCGTGCGCTCGTCGTCGCGGTTGCTGCTTTCAGTGCTCGAAGCGATCGCAAGAACGGCGTAGCCGGTCGCAGCGGATCGCGACCATCGATCTCGAAGCGATCGCAAGAGCGGCGTAGCCGGTCGCAGCTAACCGATGCGTTCGGTGGCCGTCTGGAGAATGGTCCGTGCGATTTGGTCGGCCGGCTCGAGTCCCAACACGCCGACAGACAGCAACACCGCCGACTTCTCCCGGTAGACATGGCTCCAGGCACGGGCATTGATCCGCAGGGTGCCCGAATCCGGCCGGTCGAGGGTGAAGTCGTAGCGGGGGTCGCCCAACGCGGCGCACGCTTGCAAGGACGTTTCCAGCTGGTGGAGAACTCCGCGGGCGGTGCTCGAATCGGGATACACGGCGACGGCCTGGCTGACCGTCTGGATCATGGCGGGTCCCCCGGGCTTGAGGTCGTCGGTGATGCCGTGATAGCCCGCACTGCGGAACTCCGACCAGCCGGTGCCAAACGTGACGTCACTGATTCCGGCGGCCCGGCACGGCCCCGGCGCGTTGATGTCTCCGGCCGGCGGCTGCCGCAGATCCGCGTGCGAATGCGCGGTGAGCTCCTCGTAATTGGCGATACGACGGACCTCTTCGATGCTGATGATCAGCGCGTCGGCCCGGGATGCGGCAGGGGCGCTGTGGTGAGCCGAGGCGCCGCCATGCGAACAGGCCACGACCGTCAGCAGCGCGCAGCAGGCGATCAGCCCCCGTAGTGGCCTCATCATCAATGACGTCATGACAAGCCGTTCTCTGCGGACTTCGGTCCGCGGTCGGCGACGCAATGGCTGCGACGTTCCCCGGGCGAGCGCACCCGCCCCTGTCCCCTGCTCTTCCTTACCCGCTTGTCATCTTACGTTGGGGTTAGAGTCGCCGCGTGCCCAAGATCAGCGCGTCGTCAGTGGAGGAGCACCGCGAGCAGGTACAACGACGCGTCTTCGAGGCGTTCGCCAGCCTGATGGCCGCGCACAGCTTCGATGCCATCACCATGGCCAAGCTCGCGGCAGCGGCCGACATCGGCCGCACCGCGATCTATCACCACTTCGCCGACAAGGAAGCGGTGGTCGTCGCATTCGCCTCGCACGAGACCAGCCGCTACATCGACGGCCTGCGGGCCGACCTGGCCGACGTCGACGACCCGGTGCAGCGCCTGGCCATCTACATCAGGCACCAGCTCAACGCCGGCGAACAGTTCCACATGGGCCTGGGCCCCCAGCTCTACGGCGCTTTGTCATACGACGCCAGGCACGCCATCCGCGACCACGTGCTCGCCATCGAGGATGTGTTGCGCGAGATCCTGACCGACGGCGTGGCCTGCGGGCAGTTCGTCATCGAGGACCAGGCCGCCACCATCTCGCTGATTCACGCCTGTCTGGGTCCGCGGGATCTGCCGGCAGCGACGATCGAGCGATTTGTGCTGCGCGCGCTGGGCGGGACTCCATAGTAGGAGCGGACCCGGCAGGCATGTGGTAAGTTTCTGACAGATTGTCAAAAAACTTGACCGGGGTGCACCGGGATGTGGAGCCGAGATGCGACCGAGGACCGCCGAGGCCGTCCGCCCCTTCTCCGTTGCGATGAAAGAAGGATCGACGGCCGAACACGAGGCGGCGGAGCACTCACCATATGTGTCCGAATTGCTTTCCGGCCGAGTCAACCGCCGCGGCTACACCGACTACCTGCTGCGGCTGCGGGTGATCTACGAAGCACTCGAGGCGGCGGTGCGCGCTCACCGCGACGACCCTCTCGTGGCCGCGGTGTACGACCCGTCATTGGAACGCCTGGCGGCGATCGACACCGACCTGGCGTACTGGGCACCGAACGCCGCGCGCCAGATCGACTCTCCGGCCGCTCGGGCATACCGGGACCGACTGGCCTGCGCCTCCTGGGGCGGCGCGCTGGTTGCCCATCACTACACCCGCTACCTCGGTGACCTCTCGGGCGGACAGGCGATCGGCAGGATTCTCGACCGCACGTTCGGGCTGGACGGAGCCGGCCTGGCCTTCTACAACTTCCCGGTGCGCGCCAAGCCGTACAAGGATGCCTACCGCGCCAGGCTCGACGATCTCGATCTCGGGAACGACGACATCGAGCGCGCGGTCGACGAGGTACGCGTGGCCTTCAACCTCAATCAGGCATTGTTCAACGAGCTCGCGGCCAACCTTTCGATCTATCGGCGCTGACCCCGGGCTTCCACCAAACATGGCTTGGGGCAAGACCTTTCATGCCGCAACGCAATCACGCGAATCGTTCCAGCCAGGTGGTCACCGCGTACAAGACGGCATAGGTGGCGACGGCGATCGCCACCATCGTCGCTAGCCGCCAGCGCAGTCGGCGTACTCCGCCCAGGCTGCAATGATCGCGTCGCCTCAACGCGATCACCGCCAGCAGCACGAGCACACCGAGGCCGGTCAGCCGGAACCACCATGCGTAGTTGCCGTAGAGATTGTTCGCCCACGCCAATGCCGTTGCGCCGCTGATGATGCCGAAGGCTGCCAGCACGGTGGGACCGACGCAGCACAGGATGCCGACCACACCCCCGGTGATACCGATGCGCCAGACCGGCAGCCGCCCGCTTTCGCCCGGCACGGCGCGTGCCAAGTGTTCCTTGCCGCTAGCTCTCAATCCGCACGCCCTTCCAGAATGCGACGTGGTCCTTGATCTGCTGGGCCTGATCACTCGGGGTCGGGTAGTACCAGGCGGCGTCCGGATTCACTTCGCCGTCAACGGACACGGTGTAGTAGTGAGCCGTGCCTTTCCACGGGCAGATGGTGGTGGTCGAACTCTCGGTCAGATGCTCGTGGCGCACCGAATCCGGTGGGAAGTAATGGTTTCCCTCGAGCCGAACGGTTTCCGACGCTTCCGCCAGCACGGCCCCATTCCAGAGCGCACGAATCATTTTCGCCAACCTTCTGTGAGCTTGTCTCGACCATTGCAGGCTATTTGATTGCCGCACGCATGCGAAGTGTCATACCGAGGACATTTGTTGACCGCGCGACAGTTACGGCGTGGTGTTCTGGCCGGCATCCTGGGCGCGGTTTCCGCGTATTCATAGGCGCGGGTGGCACATGAGTGACATGATCATCGACGCATCGAGGAGGCACATGTCGAAAGAACCGACAGATCCGCTGAGAGATCTTGCGCAATCACTGGGGGGCGGGGAGGCGGTCGGGGATCTTCAGTTGAGGCACGCGGCCTGGGTGGCGCGGTGTGTCGGCCGCGGGGCGTCGGCGCCACTGCATCCCAGCGACCTGTCGGC harbors:
- a CDS encoding DUF427 domain-containing protein; this encodes MIRALWNGAVLAEASETVRLEGNHYFPPDSVRHEHLTESSTTTICPWKGTAHYYTVSVDGEVNPDAAWYYPTPSDQAQQIKDHVAFWKGVRIES